In the genome of Oligoflexus sp., the window TGGGCGCGGCGCGGACTGTCCTGATAGCAGTAGCAGGAGACCTGATAGCCCATTTCAGCCAGAGTCGCGGCTGCGGCGGCGCCGGCAAGACCGGAACCGACCACGATCACATGATATTTACGGCGGTTGGCAGGGTTGACCAACTTCATATTAAAGCGGTGGTTGCTCCATTTTTCCGCAAGTGGACCGCTTGGAATTTTAGAATCCAATTTCATCTTTGTGTGCTCCTCGAATTCGTCGCGTTTACCGAATGATTCCAAACAGAACGGCCAATGGGATCGTGGCACCGGCCAGCGTCACAACCCAACCGACCAGAGGCATGAACTTCCGGAAGAAGGGGTTGTATTTGCTATGGTTCAGGCCAACCGACTGAAACATGCTCGAAAGACCGTGACTCAAATGGTAACCGAGCACGAGCATCGCGGCGACATAAGTGATCGAAATGAACGGCTGTTGGAAACCTGCCACGACCATCGTGTAAACGTCGTCCCGGCCCTGGTTGTCGATATAGGGGCCGGCATAGTTGGTGATTCTGAAAGTATAATGAGCGAGATGATAAAGCACGAAGAGAAGAACGATGGTTCCGGTTCGCGCCATGGTCCGCGATGCGTACGAAGCCTTGAAGGTATCTTCGAAGGCGTAAGCGCGCGGCCGAGCGGCTTTGTTCTCTGCGGCAAGGCTATAGGCCGTGATCACGTGCAGAAGGAAGAAAACCAGCAGTCCACCCCGGGCGATCCAGAGCAAACCGTAAGGCAGGTTGCGCAGGCCTACTGCGTACTGATTCATCGCGTCCTGACCAACGTACAGGAGCAGGTTGCCTGCTATGTGACCAACCAGGAAGGCGAACAGGCCTGCGCCCGTCACGGCCATCACATACTTGGCACCTAGTGAGGACTTCATGAGACGAACGATCCAACTCATAGATCTCTCCACGGGAAATTCTGACAATTGCAGATGAGCAAAGGCTCTCTGTCCAGGCAAGCTATGAACTTAACCCGGACTTTCTTATAACAATGCAGAGTTTTTTTCCATGAAAAAGGCCGGAAATGCAGCGGCGCGGGCCCTTGAATCTGGGCCGAGCCTCGCGCCGCCGTATGGCTTTAGGAGTGGGATTCGCTGACAGGGCCAACGCGCACGATGACCTGCTCCTGGGATTCGAGCAGGCGTTTCGCGACATTTTGCACAGCTGCACGATCGACTTCAAGCAGGCGGTTCGCGTAGTTTTCAAAATCGTCGTAGCCAAGACCATAGAGTTCCATGAGCGCCATCGACATCGCCTGGGCATCGCCCCGCTGCATGTCCGACTCATGCCCGCCAATCAGATAGTTACGGGCGCGATCGATCTCGTCCTGACTCACACCGTTTTGACAAATGTCATTCCAGACGTTGCGGATCCCCAGCTCGGCGTCTTTAAGCTTATGCGGCGTACATGCCATATAGGCCCCAAAGATCCCGCGGTGGCAACCGTAGGAATGAAGCGGTGCGACGGAGTAAGCGAGGCTCTGTTCGTCGCGCAGCTTGACAAAGAATCGTCCTCCACTGCCGCCGAGCACGTTGCTCAGGACGTCCAGGGCATAGCGATCCTTGTCATTCCAGCTGAGGCCGAGGGTACCCATCACAAGGTGAACCTGCTCACGGTCCTTATGAAGATTGGTGACCTGAGCCTTCAGCTCGGCTGGCAACGCCTGCACGATATTGGTCGGACGGGCCACGTTTCTATGCAGCGGCTGCAGGAGACGCTCCATCATGCGGGCCATGGGTTCGAAGGGCAGGCGGCCCACCGCGCTGATGATCCAGTGCGAGCGATCGCGGATCGCGTTGTATTCTTCCAAAAGCGCATCGCAGGTAAAGCCGCGCACGACCTCTTCAGAACCCCAGACCGGGCTCGCGTAAGGGTGTTTGCCGTAAACAGCCTGCTGGAAGCGGCGCATGGCAAGAGCGGAAGGGGAATCCTTTTCCGCCTGGATGTTATCGAAGACTTCCATCTGTGCGGTTTGCAGCTGCATATCGGGGAAACGCGGATCCAAAATCGATTCCGCCCAAAGGGGAAGAAGGTCCTCGACCTGCTCGGAAAGACATTGGAATTTTACGCCCAAAGTGTCCTTGCCGGAGAAACCGCCAAGTACTGCGCCCTGACCTTCGAGGCGACGCAGCATATCCGCATAATTATGCGTGGCGGTCGCCGAACCGAGAAGATCGGCCAGGATATGGTACATACCAGCCTGCGCGGGATTCTCGGAGCGCAGACCGCCCGAGCAGACCGCGGTTATATTCATCAGATCGTTGTGATTCTGCTGCTTATAGATGAAGGTGACCTGGGGCGTGAGTTTGGTCACATGGATGGTCGTCGCGGACTTGCCGGTGCCGACGTTATTCGCCTGAGGCGCGCGGAAGCCGGAAAGAAAGGCTTTGCGCACGTCATCCGCCGTATGCTGACTGTCTTTCGGCAGTATACAGGCCATGATGCAGCCATCCTCACGAATCCACCGATGCACAGCCTGCTCGACTTCATAGGTATTCAAACGGTTGATCTGGGCCTCGACCACGTAGTCGTGCAGAAGATCGTGCGGCGTTTGCAGAGCATTGCCCAGGGAACGGGCCTGGCCTGAGACGGTTTCCTCGGCATAGATGCGATCAGCCTTGGCATTGGCGCGGGCGCGTTCCAGTTCTTCGCGGGTCACAGGCTCTTCGTATTTTAAACGAGCGAGTTCCGCGCCCAGCGCAGTCACGCATTCCAAATAGGTTTCAGCGTGCGGCATGGCGCTGAGTTCGAACACGCCGCCGAAACTCGGAGCATAGACGGAAGCGCCGACGACGCTGGTCAGCTGCTGCTCATCGCGTACGCGGCGGTGAAGGCGCGAGGACTCGCCACTGCCGAGGGCGAAGGCGGCCAGATCCAAAGGCAAAAGGTCATCATGCAAAAGCGCAGGCGCGGGAAAGGCGATCTCGATGCGCGGCTGTTCGAAGTCACCTTTGACGATATGAACCTGGGGTTCTTTGATGCTCGGCAGTTTCAAGTTCAGCGTGCGGTCCTTGGCCTTGCCCTGCGCGGCGCCAAAAGCCTTTTGAATATCATTGATAAGACTCTCGGCGTTCACCGCACCCACGGCCACGACCTTCATGTTGTCGGGCTGATACCATTTCTTCATGAAGGCAAAGATCTGTTCACGCGAATAATTCTTGATGGTTTCTTCAAAACCGATAATGGGCTTCGAGGCCGGGGTTCCTTCATAGATGGAACCAAAAACCTTGCGGCCGAGCATATAGCCCGGGCTGTCTTCGTTCCGCTTCAGCTCTTCCAGGATCACTTCCTTCTCACGGGACAGTTCTTCCGGATCGAAGCTGCTATTGAAGATGGAATCTGCAAGGATATCAATGGCTTCTGCCGCATGCGTGGCGGGCAGGGTCAGATAGAAAACAGTGTGTTCGAAGCTCGTGTAGGCGTTCATCTCGCCGCCGAGGAACTCCACGCGCCGGGATATTTCACCGACGGCAAAGCGCTTTGTGCCTTTGAACAGCATATGCTCGATGCAGTGGCTGATCCCTTCTTCACCTTTTTCTTCGTGCAGGGATCCCACACCGATCCAGCACTGCAGGGCAAACATTTTAGAAAATTGGTTCTCCTGGATCACGACATCAATGCCATTCTCCAAACGCTTGCGCAGCATGTAGGCCTCACTTCTGTATTAGATTTTCATCGTCAGAGACAGGTGCAGGGAACTTTGCCAGTCCTTGGCATCATCTTTCTTACTGGTCGCGTAGCTGAATGAAAATTGCTTTTGATAAATTCCGATGCCGGCGCCGGTCACTTCACGGGCATCGCCGCGAATCGTGCGCCCATGGGCCGCGAAGAGCCTGAGGATGTCAAAGGTCTTCACCTGAACTCCACCAAACGCCATGCGTTCGGGTCTATCATCAACTTCCGACGGCGCCAGAGCCAGCCCGTCCACAATCGGATCATTCCATTCAAGGTTCACCGCCCGATCGCGCTGTCTCACTTCACCATGCACGGTCACGGTCTGGGTTTTATCCTCCCAGGCCAGGCCCACGCGAGCCGTCTTCGGAGCCACCTCGGCGATGCGGCGATTGTTGAAATTTTCCAGCGATAGGCCGAGGCGGACCTGAGTCCCGAGCATCGCGATCACACCCGCTCCCAGGGAAATTCCCTTATACACTTCAGGATTTGCCGGGTCGGTGATGGTGTCTTCAGCTTCCACGTAATGGCCCGAGAAACCTATTGCAAAATAATCAGTGGGAATGGAAATGGCCACGGAACCGCGCTTATGCACGGGCGAATCTCCCTCGGCATCGGCACGGTTGCGTTCCTTCAGGTTTTCCGCGAAGCCTGTGTACTCAAAGCCAGCCACATAACGGGATGTGATCCCATCAATGACGGAAACTTTATAGAAGGGGCGGCCTTGAGAGGGCCAGTAATACCCGCCCCCCACATCATAGGAGCGATGCAGGTAAAGCATGGCAGGATTCAGGCGAATGGCGCCCTGATCGCTGACACTCGCCACCCCGGAACCGGCCAGGGCTGCCCCGCTGCCGCTGACGGCTTCGATTTCCTCGGGAAGTGACCAGGCATTGCGATCACTCGTTTCAGCCGCCTGGAGATTGCTGGTCAGAGCCAGACCTTGGAACGCAAGCAAAAGACCGGATACAAGGGGGCTCCGCATGAACATAACTCCTGGCGTAAACGGGCAAGGCTTACTTCTCGGCCTTCGCTGCAGCCACTTTCGGGGTAGCTGTGATGTGGCTCTTTTGAACTTTCAGCGTGGTATTGGGACCCGCTTCCAAAGTTACAAAGGCGTCGGCGATGGCTTTAATACGACCGATGATGCCGCCCGTGGTCACCACTTCGTCGCCGACCTTCAGAGTCGTAAGAAGCGCCTGATGCTCCTTGGCCTTTTTTTGTTGGGGCCGGATCACCAGGAAATACATGATCACAATAAATGCCAGAGGCATGATGAGAATTTCCAAGGTGCTCGGCTGCGCCGGTTTTGCGCCTTGGGCATAAGCAACGTCGATCAGTGAAAACAGCGTCATGATACCTCCCGCACTGTGCTAATCAGAGGCTCCGACTGTACTGGATGCTTCCGGCATTTGCAACGGAGCAACCGAAAGCTCATAAAGCTGGCGGGACTCGATTTTGCAGATTTTGGCGGCATTATTGCTGTTCCAAATCCAAAGCGCCAAAACCAGGGGATTGGCGCCGAAAAAGAGCAAAAGTCCGAGGCCCTCAAGAGCATGGGAAGCATATTCAGGGTGACGCACAAAACGGTAAGGTCCCTGTCTGGTGCGCGGCATGCCGGGAACGAACACGCAGCGATGGCTCCAGAGTCGGCCGAGGCTTCGCATCGACCAGATACGCAGAAGAAGACTGGTCATCAGAAGGGTCAGACCCAGCACAGGGATTGCGGTCCAGCGCAAAAAACCCGGCAAAAGAAAGTGCGAAAGCCAGGCGACCCACGGCAGAGCCTGCTGGATATGATAGTAGCGCTTCATCTGTTCCGGTATCAGCTCCTCGCCGCCGACCACTTTGAGGTAGGCATAATTGTAGCCATGCACACGCCGTTCACCATAGGTCACGAGCGCTGTGGCTATCAAAACGAGTACTGCTGGAAGTTCTGCAGGCAGACTTGCGATGGCGACTGCCACTCCCTGAACCTCACTTAAATTATTGACTGATCACAGCATCCTAACACAATGCTCACAGTAAAATGAAGAAAGTTCCCAGGAATTATGCCATGAAATCCCTAGGTGTTTGACCCGGGCATCGAATCCGAGTATGGATTGCGATCCAACGTCCTCCTGCCGAGAGAAGAACATGGTCGATTTTTCGCAGCTCAATCCTGAACAGCATCAGGCCGTCACCCGCATCCAGGGGCCGGTCATGATTATAGCCGGCGCCGGAACCGGGAAAACCCGCGTTATCACCTACCGGATGGCGTTCATGCTGCATGCGGGCGTGAATCCGACGGAAATCGTCGCGATGACCTTTACCAACAAAGCCGCCCGCGAAATGAAAGAGCGTCTGACCGAACTGGTGGGGCGCAGTGCGAAAGGCATCATCATCGGCACCTTTCACAGTTTCTGTCTGCGCGTGCTTCGGGAGTTTGCGCATGAGGCGGGCCTGGATTCACGTTTTTCCCTGGCAGGGACCTCGGATCAGCTCGACCTTGTGCGAAAAGCGATGGAGGAACGCGGCTGGCAGGGGCTTTATCGGCCCGAAGACCTGCTCGCGCGGATCAGCAATGCGAAGAATGCTCTGCTGCGGCCCCAGGATGTTCTGAGTGCGGATCCTTTGCGGTTTTCGGACAAGGATCCGGCGGTGCTCGCGGCCATCTATGATGTTTATGAACGGCAGCTGAAGCTCAACCGCGTGATTGACTTCGATGATTGTATTTTCAAAACGGCGCTGCTTTTGAAAAACGACAAGGAGCTTTGCGAAAGGCTCCAGGCCCGTTGGCGTTATTTCCTGGTCGATGAGTTTCAGGATACCAACTTCGCCCAGCTTTATGTTTTGGAACTGCTTGCCAAAGAGTCACGCAATATCTGTGTGGTCGGCGATGATGATCAGTCGATCTACAGCTGGCGGGGGGCCCTGGTGGAAACGCTCGATCGCTTCGAGCAGATTTTCCCTGGGACGCTTTTGATTAAATTGGAGCAGAACTACCGCTGCTCGAACGTGATCCTGCACGCGGCGAACACGGTGATCCGCAATAACACGGGCCGAAAGTCCAAGACGCTCTGGAGTTCTTCACAGAATCAGCAGCCCATCACTCTCGCTTCGCATGCGGATGATGTGAATGAAGCGAAGTGGATTGCGAAAAAATGCTTCACGCTCCTCGGCCAGGGGTTTAAACCCAAAGACATCGGCATCCTCTATCGCGCCAATGCCCAGGCCAAGGCTGTGGAGATGGCTCTGCGCGAGATGCAGGTGGCCTATAAAGTCTATGGCGGGACGAGTTTCTTCGAACGCAAGGAAGTGAAGGATTTCCTCTGTTATTTCAGGCTTTCCGTGAATCCAGGCGATCGCCTCGCTTTCTGGCGGATCATCAACACGCCTGTGCGCGGCATCGGTCTCAAAACTTTGGAAAAAATCGAAGAAGCTGCGAAAAAGCATGACAAGAGCCCTCTTGAGGTTTTGAACCTCGGCCTTGTCGAACTCGATAGCCGGGCGCAGAAGGCCACGCAGGAATTCGTGCAGGCGATCCGCAGTCTTCATGATACGCCGCTCGTCGGCGTGGAGGATCTGGAGCTCAGAGGCCAGCGGATCATCAAGGAATTCGGGCTGGAAGATGAGATTCGGCATAAGACCACGCATGAAGGGGCCCGCCGCCGCAAAATCGAGTCGATGAAAAAACTCCCGACCTGGATTCGAACCCTTGCCGAACGCCAGGTCGAGGACCGCGGCCAGCTGCAGCTGCTTGATCTTCTGGATGCGCTCAGTCTTGGTGATAATGAAAAAGAGCAGAAGGGCGGCAACGATAATCACGTTTCGCTCATGACCATCCACGCCTCGAAAGGCCTGGAGTTCCCGGTCGTCTTCCTGTGCGGTGTGGAAGAGGATCAGCTGCCGCACAAAAACAGCGTGAACTCCGATCAAGCGCTGATGGAAGAACGTCGGCTCTTTTACGTTGCGATCACCCGCGCGAAAATAAGACTCCATTTGACTTACGCACGCGAGCGATTTTCCCAGTTCAAAAAACAGACAAGAAAACCGAGTCGTTTCATAGACGAACTCCCCAATAAGGGCGTCGAAACGGAACACGATGCCGAGATGCGGTCGATGGTCGAGGAAGAGCAGAAGAAGGAAATCAATATGAGCCGGCTCTCGAAGCTCAAACAGGAGCTGCGGAGCGGGTTTGCGCGGCGCGATTAGTCCTCGACTTCCAGATCGATGACGCCTTTGTCTTTCACGAAATTTTTCAGATTATTTACAATGCGGGCTTCGATCTGTCGGGCCCGTTCACGACTGATGCCGTAACGGTCGCCGATTTCCTGCAGGGTCACCGGATTTTCATTCATGATCCGGTCTTCGAAGATCTCGCGATCACGGCCTTTGAGCGTCTGCCGAAAGTTTTCCAGCTGTTCGCCAAAAATAGCTTTGAGTTCATTGTTGGCCAGGGTTTCTTCGATGCTGGGCCGCTGATCGGAGAGCATCGACCCCCTGGTCACACCCTCGCCGTCATCATCCGAACCCACCGGCGCATCCAGGGAATAATCCGGCCCGTTGAGGCGCATCTGCATGTCGATCACATCCTTTTCCCGAACATCCAGGTTTGCGGCCAGGAGCTTGGTATCGATGCGATCGTATTCGGCCAGGAGTTTGTCCATCTCTTTGCGCAAGTTGAAGAAAAGCTTGCGTTGGGCGGCTGTTGTGCCAATCTTAACCTGGCTTTTGTTGTCCATGATGTACTTGAGAATATAGGCCCTTATCCACCAGGCGGCGTAACTCGAAAGTTTCACCCCCTTATAAGGGTTGTACTTTTTCACCGCCTGCATGAGACCATAGTTGCCTTCCTGAATCAGATCGAGAAGGTTGGCCTGAGCCTGACGGAAGTCGTTGGCGATTTTGACAACAAGGCGGAGATTCGAGGTTACAAGACGGTGGGCAGCTGCTATATCTCCCTCTTCAAAATGCTTGCGGGCAGCTTCCAATTCTTCTTCTGGCGTCAGCAGGGAATATTTGGAGATTTCTTGCAGATAAAGTTGGAGAGGTGATAACTTGCTTACAGCCTGGCTAGCCTTGGGAGTTGGCAGATTTTTCGACATCAATTCACCTCTGCTTCAACCTGACAAATGGGACTGAAATATGCCAGGAATTGGGATCATAGCAAATCCCCACTCTAAGTTAAATAAGCGTTCTCCCGAGGAATTAAAGCTTTTACAGGATGTTCTTGGCCAAAAAGGCATCTTTTCCTTGAGCCAGGACCTCGCTCACCTCGATCGCATTATTCACGAATACAAAGAAAAAAGCATTGATATTATTGGCATAAATGGCGGCGACGGCAGCATCTCCCGCGCCATCAGCCGGATTATCAGCATTTATGGCAAGGATCCCCTGCCGCAACTCTGCGTCCTCGGCGGCGGCACCATGAACCTCGTGGCGTCCCAGCTGGGTGTGCGGGGCAGTCCGCACGAGGTCTTGCAGCGTATGCTCGAAACGCTCGAACGACCGCAATCACTTCGGCATCAGAAACTCGCGACTCTCAAGATCGGCGAGATCTATGGCTTTCTCTATGCGGATCAATCGTCCACGGCGATCCTCGAAGAGTTTTATCAGAAGAAGAACGGTCACGTCGGGGCCACATGGCTCAGCGTGCGCCTCATCAATTCCTTTCTTCTGCGTGGACCGCTCATCAAGCGGGTGATTCGCTCGCATCGACTCGAAGCGACGTTTAAACCAGGCGGTCGATTGCGTTCCACTGCTCTTGGTTCCTTTGCGGGAACCATCACCAAGTTTCCCATGGGCCTCCAATTTCTGCCTTTGGCCCGGGAACGTTCGGGACATTTCCAAGTCACAGTCGTGACTTGCCCTCCAGAAAAGTTGCTATGGTACATGCCCGCGATCATGTTACAACAAAAGGAAGGCCCCGCATCAGGAAAGCACAGTTTTTGCTGTGAACAGGCGAATCTTCGGTACGAGGGTTCGGTCCATTTCACGGTGGATGGCGAAATTTATGTGAACCCCACCGGTTCGCTAAAAATCGAAGCGGGCCCGGAGCTGGAATTTGTTTGCAGCTAACAGGTGAAGGTGGATCATATGGATCACGACATCAGCAGAGTCAAGACCCCGGCAGCCGTGGTCACGGTGCCGCTCGATCAATCAGGAGCAAATATGCGTTCCAAAACCCTGCCGCCGCCCCCGGAATGGGCCATCAGTCAGGCACTTGGCCTCGAAGGCATTCGAGTCAGCTGGCTGGCGGGCGACGGATCGGACCGCTGCTACTATCGGCTTCATGACAAAAACAGTGAAAAAACCTTTGTCCTTATGCAGCTTTCCGGTGATGACGCCGCGCTGCTCGCCAA includes:
- a CDS encoding succinate dehydrogenase cytochrome b subunit, with product MSWIVRLMKSSLGAKYVMAVTGAGLFAFLVGHIAGNLLLYVGQDAMNQYAVGLRNLPYGLLWIARGGLLVFFLLHVITAYSLAAENKAARPRAYAFEDTFKASYASRTMARTGTIVLLFVLYHLAHYTFRITNYAGPYIDNQGRDDVYTMVVAGFQQPFISITYVAAMLVLGYHLSHGLSSMFQSVGLNHSKYNPFFRKFMPLVGWVVTLAGATIPLAVLFGIIR
- a CDS encoding pitrilysin family protein, whose product is MLRKRLENGIDVVIQENQFSKMFALQCWIGVGSLHEEKGEEGISHCIEHMLFKGTKRFAVGEISRRVEFLGGEMNAYTSFEHTVFYLTLPATHAAEAIDILADSIFNSSFDPEELSREKEVILEELKRNEDSPGYMLGRKVFGSIYEGTPASKPIIGFEETIKNYSREQIFAFMKKWYQPDNMKVVAVGAVNAESLINDIQKAFGAAQGKAKDRTLNLKLPSIKEPQVHIVKGDFEQPRIEIAFPAPALLHDDLLPLDLAAFALGSGESSRLHRRVRDEQQLTSVVGASVYAPSFGGVFELSAMPHAETYLECVTALGAELARLKYEEPVTREELERARANAKADRIYAEETVSGQARSLGNALQTPHDLLHDYVVEAQINRLNTYEVEQAVHRWIREDGCIMACILPKDSQHTADDVRKAFLSGFRAPQANNVGTGKSATTIHVTKLTPQVTFIYKQQNHNDLMNITAVCSGGLRSENPAQAGMYHILADLLGSATATHNYADMLRRLEGQGAVLGGFSGKDTLGVKFQCLSEQVEDLLPLWAESILDPRFPDMQLQTAQMEVFDNIQAEKDSPSALAMRRFQQAVYGKHPYASPVWGSEEVVRGFTCDALLEEYNAIRDRSHWIISAVGRLPFEPMARMMERLLQPLHRNVARPTNIVQALPAELKAQVTNLHKDREQVHLVMGTLGLSWNDKDRYALDVLSNVLGGSGGRFFVKLRDEQSLAYSVAPLHSYGCHRGIFGAYMACTPHKLKDAELGIRNVWNDICQNGVSQDEIDRARNYLIGGHESDMQRGDAQAMSMALMELYGLGYDDFENYANRLLEVDRAAVQNVAKRLLESQEQVIVRVGPVSESHS
- the yajC gene encoding preprotein translocase subunit YajC, yielding MTLFSLIDVAYAQGAKPAQPSTLEILIMPLAFIVIMYFLVIRPQQKKAKEHQALLTTLKVGDEVVTTGGIIGRIKAIADAFVTLEAGPNTTLKVQKSHITATPKVAAAKAEK
- a CDS encoding isoprenylcysteine carboxylmethyltransferase family protein; its protein translation is MAVAIASLPAELPAVLVLIATALVTYGERRVHGYNYAYLKVVGGEELIPEQMKRYYHIQQALPWVAWLSHFLLPGFLRWTAIPVLGLTLLMTSLLLRIWSMRSLGRLWSHRCVFVPGMPRTRQGPYRFVRHPEYASHALEGLGLLLFFGANPLVLALWIWNSNNAAKICKIESRQLYELSVAPLQMPEASSTVGASD
- a CDS encoding ATP-dependent helicase yields the protein MVDFSQLNPEQHQAVTRIQGPVMIIAGAGTGKTRVITYRMAFMLHAGVNPTEIVAMTFTNKAAREMKERLTELVGRSAKGIIIGTFHSFCLRVLREFAHEAGLDSRFSLAGTSDQLDLVRKAMEERGWQGLYRPEDLLARISNAKNALLRPQDVLSADPLRFSDKDPAVLAAIYDVYERQLKLNRVIDFDDCIFKTALLLKNDKELCERLQARWRYFLVDEFQDTNFAQLYVLELLAKESRNICVVGDDDQSIYSWRGALVETLDRFEQIFPGTLLIKLEQNYRCSNVILHAANTVIRNNTGRKSKTLWSSSQNQQPITLASHADDVNEAKWIAKKCFTLLGQGFKPKDIGILYRANAQAKAVEMALREMQVAYKVYGGTSFFERKEVKDFLCYFRLSVNPGDRLAFWRIINTPVRGIGLKTLEKIEEAAKKHDKSPLEVLNLGLVELDSRAQKATQEFVQAIRSLHDTPLVGVEDLELRGQRIIKEFGLEDEIRHKTTHEGARRRKIESMKKLPTWIRTLAERQVEDRGQLQLLDLLDALSLGDNEKEQKGGNDNHVSLMTIHASKGLEFPVVFLCGVEEDQLPHKNSVNSDQALMEERRLFYVAITRAKIRLHLTYARERFSQFKKQTRKPSRFIDELPNKGVETEHDAEMRSMVEEEQKKEINMSRLSKLKQELRSGFARRD
- a CDS encoding RNA polymerase factor sigma-32, with product MSKNLPTPKASQAVSKLSPLQLYLQEISKYSLLTPEEELEAARKHFEEGDIAAAHRLVTSNLRLVVKIANDFRQAQANLLDLIQEGNYGLMQAVKKYNPYKGVKLSSYAAWWIRAYILKYIMDNKSQVKIGTTAAQRKLFFNLRKEMDKLLAEYDRIDTKLLAANLDVREKDVIDMQMRLNGPDYSLDAPVGSDDDGEGVTRGSMLSDQRPSIEETLANNELKAIFGEQLENFRQTLKGRDREIFEDRIMNENPVTLQEIGDRYGISRERARQIEARIVNNLKNFVKDKGVIDLEVED
- a CDS encoding diacylglycerol/lipid kinase family protein, which gives rise to MPGIGIIANPHSKLNKRSPEELKLLQDVLGQKGIFSLSQDLAHLDRIIHEYKEKSIDIIGINGGDGSISRAISRIISIYGKDPLPQLCVLGGGTMNLVASQLGVRGSPHEVLQRMLETLERPQSLRHQKLATLKIGEIYGFLYADQSSTAILEEFYQKKNGHVGATWLSVRLINSFLLRGPLIKRVIRSHRLEATFKPGGRLRSTALGSFAGTITKFPMGLQFLPLARERSGHFQVTVVTCPPEKLLWYMPAIMLQQKEGPASGKHSFCCEQANLRYEGSVHFTVDGEIYVNPTGSLKIEAGPELEFVCS